In Elusimicrobia bacterium HGW-Elusimicrobia-1, the following proteins share a genomic window:
- a CDS encoding Asp-tRNA(Asn)/Glu-tRNA(Gln) amidotransferase GatCAB subunit B gives MSANYEAVIGLEVHSHLKTLSKAFCACSTEFDTPPNTNICPVCTGQPGVLPVLNSPAVELLTRAALALGCRINRRSVFARKHYFYPDLPKNFQISQYELPIAEDGALDISGDAASPSKKIRIKRIHLEEDAGKLLHAVGSRELDHTLVDYNRAGIPLMEIVTEPDISSPQEAWLYLNALKAILEYTGVSDCNMEEGKFRCDANVSVRPVGQTALGVKTELKNMNSTKGVRDALEYEILRQIEVVSSGGKIVQETRLWDPAARRSRPMRTKEEANDYRYFPEPDLPPLEISEEFLSRVKTQVAELPAARLGRFVSGYGLSDYDAGVLTSSRRLADYFEASAAALSVKKTETYKILANWIINEMLGRFNADSEKIRERYDDLISPATIAEIVGLISTNAISGKAAKTVFEEVVGASRGKAVADIIKEKNLSQLTDESAIKRYCAEAVAENAKAAEEYRAGKERAIGSLVGAVMKKSLGRANPSAVNAMLKELLK, from the coding sequence ATGAGCGCAAACTACGAAGCCGTCATAGGACTTGAAGTCCACTCGCACCTTAAAACCCTAAGCAAGGCCTTCTGCGCGTGCTCGACGGAATTCGACACTCCGCCCAACACCAACATCTGTCCGGTATGCACGGGGCAGCCGGGCGTTCTGCCGGTCTTGAACTCTCCGGCCGTAGAGCTTCTGACGCGCGCGGCGCTGGCTCTGGGCTGTCGCATAAACCGCCGCTCTGTTTTCGCAAGAAAGCATTATTTTTATCCGGACCTTCCGAAAAATTTTCAGATATCGCAGTATGAACTCCCGATCGCCGAGGACGGCGCGCTCGATATATCCGGAGACGCGGCGTCTCCGTCGAAAAAAATCAGGATAAAGAGAATTCACCTTGAAGAAGACGCCGGAAAACTTCTGCACGCGGTGGGTTCGCGCGAACTCGACCACACGCTGGTCGATTATAATAGGGCCGGCATTCCGCTTATGGAGATTGTAACGGAGCCGGATATTTCAAGTCCGCAGGAAGCGTGGCTTTATCTTAACGCGCTTAAGGCCATACTTGAATACACCGGCGTTTCCGATTGCAATATGGAAGAAGGCAAGTTCCGCTGCGACGCCAACGTGTCGGTGCGACCCGTGGGACAAACGGCGCTCGGAGTCAAGACGGAACTTAAAAATATGAACAGCACAAAAGGCGTGCGCGACGCCCTGGAATATGAAATCCTCAGACAGATTGAGGTTGTTTCGTCGGGCGGCAAGATAGTTCAGGAGACGCGCCTGTGGGATCCGGCCGCCCGCCGGTCGCGGCCCATGCGCACCAAGGAAGAGGCCAACGACTACCGGTATTTTCCGGAGCCCGACCTTCCGCCGCTTGAGATTTCAGAAGAGTTTTTGTCGAGGGTGAAAACGCAGGTGGCCGAACTTCCGGCGGCCCGCCTCGGACGTTTTGTTTCCGGCTACGGACTTTCGGATTACGACGCGGGAGTTTTGACTTCCTCTCGGCGCCTTGCGGATTATTTCGAGGCCTCGGCGGCGGCGCTGTCCGTCAAGAAAACCGAAACTTATAAAATTCTCGCCAACTGGATAATTAACGAGATGCTCGGCAGATTCAACGCGGATTCAGAAAAAATACGCGAGCGGTACGATGATTTGATAAGCCCCGCGACTATCGCCGAAATTGTTGGTTTGATATCGACGAACGCCATATCGGGCAAGGCCGCAAAAACCGTTTTCGAGGAAGTTGTCGGCGCTTCGCGCGGCAAGGCGGTGGCCGATATTATAAAAGAGAAAAATCTTTCGCAGCTCACCGACGAGTCCGCCATAAAACGCTATTGCGCCGAGGCCGTCGCCGAGAACGCCAAAGCCGCGGAAGAATATCGCGCGGGCAAGGAACGGGCCATCGGGTCTCTCGTCGGAGCGGTAATGAAAAAGTCGCTCGGACGCGCCAATCCGTCCGCCGTCAACGCGATGCTAAAAGAGTTGTTGAAGTAA
- a CDS encoding phosphopyruvate hydratase → MSKIQSVKASEILDSRGNPTVRVEVSLSDGTVEAAAVPSGASTGEREALELRDGDKKRYLGKGVLKAVVNVNEKIAPAVAGMNVFDQQSIDGKMLSLDGTDFKSNLGANAILGVSLAAARAAASSKKMPLYLYIRESYGIKQDAFKIPVPMMNIINGGAHADNNVDLQEFMVAPAGLPNFREALRAGAEVFHNLKSVLKARGYATSVGDEGGFAPNLGSNEEALEVIIEAIKKAGYVPGKDIFIALDPAASEFYESGTYTLDGEKQDKKKSSDAMIGFYSDLVSKYPIVSIEDGLSEQDWDGWKKLTDNLGSKIQLVGDDIFVTNPKIFAEGIKKGIGNSILIKLNQIGTLTETVECINLAFKSGYTAVISHRSGETEDAFIADLAVALNTGQIKTGSASRTDRVCKYNRLLVIEEKLGGKASYPGVSAFARKK, encoded by the coding sequence ATGTCTAAAATCCAGTCCGTAAAAGCGTCCGAAATACTCGATTCCAGAGGCAATCCCACCGTCCGCGTGGAAGTATCGTTAAGCGACGGCACCGTGGAGGCCGCGGCCGTGCCTTCCGGAGCGTCTACCGGCGAAAGGGAAGCGCTTGAATTAAGAGACGGCGACAAAAAACGCTATCTCGGCAAGGGAGTTCTTAAAGCCGTTGTCAACGTAAATGAAAAAATCGCTCCGGCCGTCGCCGGGATGAATGTTTTCGACCAGCAGAGTATCGACGGCAAAATGCTCTCCCTCGACGGAACGGACTTTAAGTCGAATCTCGGCGCCAACGCAATTCTGGGTGTGTCTTTGGCCGCGGCCCGCGCCGCCGCCTCGTCGAAAAAAATGCCGCTTTACCTCTACATAAGAGAATCTTACGGAATAAAGCAGGACGCCTTTAAGATACCCGTTCCGATGATGAACATAATCAACGGAGGAGCCCACGCCGACAATAATGTGGACCTTCAGGAGTTTATGGTCGCGCCCGCGGGCCTCCCCAATTTCAGAGAGGCATTGCGCGCCGGCGCCGAGGTGTTTCATAATCTAAAAAGCGTTCTTAAAGCGCGCGGCTACGCCACTTCCGTCGGAGACGAAGGCGGTTTCGCTCCGAATCTGGGTTCCAACGAGGAGGCGCTGGAAGTAATAATAGAGGCGATAAAAAAAGCGGGATACGTCCCCGGCAAGGACATTTTCATAGCGTTGGATCCCGCAGCCAGCGAGTTTTACGAATCCGGAACCTATACGCTCGACGGAGAAAAACAGGACAAGAAAAAATCGTCCGACGCTATGATAGGTTTTTACTCGGACCTCGTGTCCAAATATCCCATAGTATCCATTGAAGACGGACTCTCCGAGCAAGATTGGGACGGCTGGAAAAAACTCACCGACAATCTCGGCTCGAAAATACAGCTTGTCGGCGACGATATTTTTGTGACCAACCCAAAAATATTCGCCGAAGGCATCAAAAAAGGCATCGGCAACTCCATCCTCATAAAACTAAACCAGATAGGCACGCTCACCGAGACGGTGGAGTGCATAAATCTGGCATTCAAGTCGGGCTATACCGCGGTAATCAGCCACCGCTCCGGCGAGACGGAAGACGCGTTCATCGCCGATCTCGCGGTAGCGTTAAACACCGGACAGATAAAAACCGGTTCGGCGTCGCGCACCGACAGAGTATGCAAATATAACCGGCTGCTCGTCATCGAAGAAAAACTGGGCGGCAAGGCATCGTATCCGGGGGTTTCCGCATTCGCGCGTAAAAAATAA
- a CDS encoding two-component system response regulator, translating into MSAIAAQGGFMSKILVVEDEKDIAEIIEMALLKSGHTVETAGDGVDALEKLSSFAPDVVVLDLMLPKMDGREFGARLNEMPSASSLPVIVITAHAKMKELLQSKSEFNVAAYLEKPFPISVLLEKISEVTKK; encoded by the coding sequence ATGTCGGCGATTGCCGCGCAGGGAGGATTTATGTCGAAAATACTTGTGGTCGAGGACGAAAAGGATATTGCCGAAATTATCGAAATGGCTCTGCTGAAATCGGGGCACACCGTAGAGACCGCCGGCGACGGCGTCGACGCGCTCGAAAAACTCTCTTCTTTCGCGCCCGACGTCGTGGTTTTGGATCTGATGCTGCCTAAAATGGACGGCAGAGAATTCGGCGCCCGTCTCAATGAAATGCCGTCGGCCTCGTCGCTTCCGGTAATAGTAATAACCGCCCACGCCAAAATGAAAGAACTTTTGCAGAGCAAGAGCGAGTTTAACGTAGCCGCGTATCTGGAAAAACCGTTCCCGATATCCGTGCTGCTGGAAAAGATATCGGAAGTGACTAAAAAATGA